GGGGGGCGGGATGGGTCATGGGGAACCTCCGGGGAGGCCAGACGTGGTCCTCCGGGTGCAGATGCCGCCCAGCGGGCTGGGCCGTGGCTGAACGGGCAGCCGGGAAAGCGCCCTCGGCTGCGGTGGGCAGGGCCCGAACGTCGGCTGTTCGGGTGGTCGACAGGTGAGCATGCTGGGCATCCCACCACGGGGATGGTCCACCCCGCCCACGTCAGCGGCTGACGCCCCGCATAACTCGGCCCGGTGTCAAGGCGCGACGTCCACCCGGCACCGGGCAGCCTCCCGCTCTCGCGTGTGGTCCCGGGCAGGCGGAGCGCCGCGCCCAGCTTCATCACCAGGCCGCGGGCCACCCACTCCGCCATGACCTGGGGGAGGGGCGGGCGGAAGGCGTCGGTGCCGGGAGCGGAGTCACCGGTGGGAAAGCGTCCCCCAGGGCGGAATGGGTGCCTTCCAGCCAGCCGCTTCCCGGTGTCGCCCGGCGTGCGAACTCCGCAGCCACCGCGGGGCGGTCTCAGCCGGGCCGGCGCCGTGTTGTGGCCGCACGAGAGGCGCATTCACCTCGTCTTTCGGCCGCGCCGAGCGGTCGGCGGGTGGGAGTGGCGGCTGAACTTCTGCCGCCCTCGCGTCGAAATGCCGGCTCAGGGGGCCGCCGTGCGGTCTATTGTGGCGGGGTATGCACAATGAGGTCGTCGTTCTGGGCACGCACGGTGATCGCGTCGTTTGCGCCCTCTACCGCAAGACGGCTCAGGAGTGGAGTCCACTCAGCGAGCCGTTCGCGTTGCCGCCACTTCACCCCGGCCAGACCCGGGAACTTCAGGTCAGAACCCATCCTGCCGTGCAGGACAAGCTGGAACGCGGTGCGGAACTGCTTGAGGTTCTGGTGGGGCAGGGAACGCCGGGCTTCACGGGGACCGCGCAGGCGCTGCCGGAGGGCGTGGCGCTCACCGTCCTCGCGCGGGCGGCCGGCCTGCCCGCCTACCCCGCCACCGCCCAGCAGATCATCACCCTGGACCTGTCCTCCTCGGGCATCACGGCCGCCGTGGTCGAGGCCGACGCCTCCGGGAATTACCAGCTCCTGACCAACCATTTCTGGCCGCCCTCCGCCCTGCCCGCGAGCTGGGACGTCCCGCGAAGTCTTCTGGCCGAGCTCCTGCCCCCGGGGGCGAACCTGTCCCCCGCGCTGGTGGCCGATGTGCAACGCCAGGTGGACGCCTACATCCAGGAGCGGGACACCTTCCAGAACACGCCGGCGCTGGAGCTGATCCTGCCGCTGCTGGCCCGGAGGGGGCAGATCCGCTTCGAGGTCGCCGATAGCGTCTTCCGGTCGGCGGTGGAGGCGGTCGTCGCCCTGATCCGGCGGGAACTCGCCGGTCGGTACGACCCGGCCCGCGGCACCTTCCTGGTCATCACCGGCGACCGGTCCTCCTGGCCGGGTGTCGGCGACCTCGAGCTCCCCGGCCGGGTCACGCGCTTTGCGTCGCCTCCGCCCAGCGCGTACGCCCTCGCCCTGGGGGCCGCGCTGTCCCCGGCGGGGCTTCCACCCGCCCTGGCCCACCCGCTGACGGTGCGGGTGCGCCACGCGGGGACGAGCGTCGAGGTCATGACCATGGGCCTGCCGGAGACGCAGGAGTTCGCCGCGCAGGACCTCCCGGTGACCTTCGCGCAGCGGACCAAGGACCAGCCGCTGGAGGCGGTGGTCGAGCTGGAGGCCGAGCACGCCGACGGCCAGTCGTTCAGGCAGCAGGTCAACCTGCGCCTGCCGCCGCAGGGCCCCGGCTGGAAGGTGTTCAGGCGGGGCGACACGCCGCTGGAGGAGCGGGGCGTCACCGTCCGGGTTCAGGCCGCGCCGCTGCCGGGCGCCGCCGTGCGCCTGCGGCTCGAGGTGGTGAACGAGCGCCAGGTGGCCCTCCGGGGCGTCTGGCACTACCGGCACGCCGGGGGCTTCCAGGCCGACGAGACGCGAACGCTGGAGGTGGTGGCGTGACGGCCGTCCCGGCCCCGTCGCCCTGGACATCCGCGCTGCGCCACCAGGTGGAACGTCAGTTTCTGGAATTGCTGGGCGCGCTGGACTCGGCCGAGCCGCTGCCCTGGATCACGCCGCAGGGGCTGGACCCGCAGGTCGACTGGGGGTTTGTCCAGCTCAGCAACGTTCCCCTGCTGGCCGGCAGCGCGGACGACACCCACCTGTTCGACTTTCAGAGCGTGTTGAGCGCCATCAGCACGCTGGCGTCCCTGCACAGCGGCTTCCGGCTGATCTTCCTGCTCACGGGAGAGGCGGGCCGGTACGGGCTGTACCTGGGCGTGGCCCGCGAGGCCTCGGGCGTGGGGCCGCCGCCGGAGGTGGTGCTGACCCAGACGGCCTCGATCGTCCGCAGCCACCTGGCGGGGTTGAAGACGGCCGTCCTGGACCGCGCGCAGCGGGAGGGGCTGCTCGAGCAGCTGGCCGGGCTCACCCACGCGAGCGCCGTGACCGGGATTCCGACGCTGAGGGACGGCGCCGAGCGCTATCTGGTGCAGTCCCTGGACCGCTTCGCGAGCCAGTTGCGCCAGCAGCGCTTCGCCATGGTCGTGGTGGCCGACCCCCTCTCCGAGGACGGCCTGCGCCTGGCCCACGACCGCGTGATGCGGGTCATCACCGAGGTGCACCCCCACGTGAGGAGCACGGGGCCGGCGCTGCCCGGCAACCCCCGGGACCGCTTGGCGGCCCTGGAGGGGGACTCCGCCGTCCTGCGCCTGCTGGCCTCGACCTCCTTCCTGAACGAGCGGGCCCGGGGAAGTGCCGCGTACCTGGCGCGCCACCCGCTCTCCCTGCAGACGTTGGGCCAGATCGGGCAGGTGGCGGGCCAGGTGATGAGGCGGCTGCCCCATCCCTACGTCAGCGCGGCGGGGAGCGTGCTGGCCGACGCCACCGGCCTGTCGGTGCAGCGCGAACACCTGGACCGCCAGGCCCAGGAGCTCGAGCGCACCCTCGAGCTGCACGCGGAGCGGCTGCGGCACGGGCAGAACCTGGGCATGTGGGAGGTCGGCGTGTACCTGCTCAGCGACGGCGAGGACACCGACCAACTGGGCGCCAGCCTCCTGCGCAGCGTCGGCTCCGGGGCCCGCACGTACCTCGAGCCGATCCGCATCCAGCACCTGGGGGGCCTGCGCCGCCCGCAAAAGCCCCGCGCCGCGATTCAGCTGCTGCAGTTTCCCATGCTCGACCCCTCGGTCTTCGGCCTCAAGCAGACGCACCCCCTCGGTGAGGCCCACCAGCGGCTGACCACCGTGCTCAACACGAACGAACTCTCCCTCTGGATGAGCCTGCCGGGGCGCGACCTGCCGGGCATCAGCGCCCGGCCGCGCCCACCGCGCTTCGCCACCGACTTCGCCCCGCGTTCCGAGGGGGTCCAGTTCGGGCACCTGATGGACGGCGGCGAGGCGCTGCACCACGAACTCCGGCTCGCCAGCGCGGACCTCACCCGGCACATGTTCATCACCGGCCTGACCGGCAGCGGCAAGAGCACCACCAGCCGCTGGTTGCTGGGCCAGCTGCTGGAGCGGCGGACCCCCCTGCTGATCATCGAGCCGGCGAAGACCGAGTACCTCGAGTGGGGGCTGCGGCTGCGGCGGCGGGGCGTGCCCGTCCGCCTGTACTGCCCGGGCCGGACCCGGCACCAGGGCGAGGCGCTCGACGAGCTCGCCCTGAACCCCTTCGAGGTGCCGGAGGGCTACGAGGTGCTGAGCCACGTCGACCGGCTCAAGGCGGTGATGACGGCCGCCTTTCCCATGCAGGAGGTGCTGCCGATCCTGCTGGAGGCCGCCCTGATGCGGGTGTACGAGGAGCAGGGCTGGCTGGACGACGACCGCCTGCCCGACCTGCCGCCCCCCAGGCTGCGCGACCTCGAGCAGGCGGTCGTCCGGACCCTGGGGGACCGGGAGAGCGGCTACGCGGAGGAGGTGCGCCGCAACCTGCAGACCGCGCTGCTGCACCGGCTGCGCAGCCTGCGGCAGGGCTTCAAGGGCCGGCTGCTCGACCAGCCGCGCAGCACGCCACTCGCCGAGCTGTTCGACGGCGTGGCGGTGGTCAACCTCAGCACCCTGACGGCCGACGCGGACAAGAGCCTGGTGATGGGCCTCCTGATGGGCCTGCTCTACGAGCACCGCATCGTGCAGGGCGCCTCCCCGGACGGCGGGCTCCGGCACGTCACGATGGTGGAGGAGGCCCACCGCATCCTGCGCGCCCCCCGGGGCGACCCCCACTCGCCGCAGGCCCACACGGCGGAGGCGTTCGCGGACCTGCTCGCCGAGGTCCGGGCCTACGGGGAGGGGCTGATCATCGTGGACCAGGTGCCGGCCAAGCTGATCCCGGACGCGCTGAAAAACACCTTTGTCAAGGTGGTCCACCGCCTGCAGGCCCGCGATGACCAGGAGGCTCTGGCCGCGGCCATGGGGCTGACCCCCGAGCAGGTGGCGGCCATCCCGCTACTCGAGCAGGGCCAGGCCATCGTGCAGGCCGGCCACCGCGCGGCCCTGGTGCAGATCCCCGCCCCGCGGGAGGAGGCGTGAACGGTGTGCTGGTGGCCCTCCACCTGCTGCCGCACCTGCCTCCCGGCCGGCGGGAGGCGTGGGCGGGCCGGACCCTGCGGGCCGCGCCGGCTCAGGCCCAGGCGGTCACCGACGCCCTGCGGCGGGCCCACCCCAACTTCCGGGGGCGGCTGGACGCGGTGCAGGCGACCCTCGGGGGGGAGCCGGGCCAGGTGCAGGCGGCCGCCGAGACCCTGCGGGCGGTCCACGCCTCGGCGGCCCCGCCGGAACACCGCCCGCTCGCGGGCCGCGGCTGCCGGTACTGCCAGGCGGCTTGCCAGTACGGGCACCTCGTCACGACGGCCCTGCGCGGTCAGGAGGAGACGGCACAGCGGTTCTTGTCCGCCACGCCGGGCAGTCCCGCACAACAGCTGCTGCCGCTGGGCGCACTGCTCGTCAACCACGCTGTGGCGGGCACCCCGCTGCGGCTCGACGCCCGCATGAGCGCCGACCTGGCCTACTGCCTCGCCACCCAGCTGGCCGGGATGCGCGTGGGGGCGCGGCAGCTGGAGGCCCTGCGGGTCTTGCAGGAGCGGCTGGACGTCGTTCGGGGACGGCCGTGACGGAGTTTTTCGAGTTCGGCGCCCACGAGCACAAAGAGGAGGTGCTGGAGTGGGGATCGGCGAGGTACGAGGGAGCCGACGACACCCTGCGCTCCGCGCTGTGGGAGTCCATGGACGCCTGGCAGGACCGGGACGCGTCGGCGTGGTTTGAGCCCAGCGCCGACGCGCCGGGGCCGTCCATCCCCAGCGCCTCCGGGGAGCGGTCTGCGTGGGAGCCCGTGACGCCCGGCTGGCCGGGCCCGGAGACCTGGGAGGGACGCCCGCCGGACCCCTGGCCCCACAAGGAGGCGGTCGACCCCACCGGCGATATGGGTGGGACCGCGTGGTGGCCCTTGGAGACTGCCTCCCCGCAGAACACTTGGTCGCCTCACGAGAGGCCGGCCCCCCGGGAAACGTCGGTGGAATACCCGGCCGCCCCGACCTTGGAGTGGAAGAGCCCGCCGCGGGAACACCCGCGGCTCGGGGGACCGTCGTTCACGGACCTGCTGTGCAACAGCCTTCAGAGGTGGTGGGACCGCCTGGGGGAGGGGAGAGGTGGTGAACCCGCGGCGCGTCCTTCCGAGGCCGAGCTCGAGCGGAGCGCCGCGGAGCGTGTGGCCTTTGAGGAGGACGCCGCCCGCACCTTCGTCACCGAGGTGCTGAACGTCGAGGGCGTCCAGCCCGAGGAGTGGCGGCGCTGCGATCTGGGGGAACGGTGGC
This window of the Deinococcus aestuarii genome carries:
- a CDS encoding ATP-binding protein; translated protein: MTAVPAPSPWTSALRHQVERQFLELLGALDSAEPLPWITPQGLDPQVDWGFVQLSNVPLLAGSADDTHLFDFQSVLSAISTLASLHSGFRLIFLLTGEAGRYGLYLGVAREASGVGPPPEVVLTQTASIVRSHLAGLKTAVLDRAQREGLLEQLAGLTHASAVTGIPTLRDGAERYLVQSLDRFASQLRQQRFAMVVVADPLSEDGLRLAHDRVMRVITEVHPHVRSTGPALPGNPRDRLAALEGDSAVLRLLASTSFLNERARGSAAYLARHPLSLQTLGQIGQVAGQVMRRLPHPYVSAAGSVLADATGLSVQREHLDRQAQELERTLELHAERLRHGQNLGMWEVGVYLLSDGEDTDQLGASLLRSVGSGARTYLEPIRIQHLGGLRRPQKPRAAIQLLQFPMLDPSVFGLKQTHPLGEAHQRLTTVLNTNELSLWMSLPGRDLPGISARPRPPRFATDFAPRSEGVQFGHLMDGGEALHHELRLASADLTRHMFITGLTGSGKSTTSRWLLGQLLERRTPLLIIEPAKTEYLEWGLRLRRRGVPVRLYCPGRTRHQGEALDELALNPFEVPEGYEVLSHVDRLKAVMTAAFPMQEVLPILLEAALMRVYEEQGWLDDDRLPDLPPPRLRDLEQAVVRTLGDRESGYAEEVRRNLQTALLHRLRSLRQGFKGRLLDQPRSTPLAELFDGVAVVNLSTLTADADKSLVMGLLMGLLYEHRIVQGASPDGGLRHVTMVEEAHRILRAPRGDPHSPQAHTAEAFADLLAEVRAYGEGLIIVDQVPAKLIPDALKNTFVKVVHRLQARDDQEALAAAMGLTPEQVAAIPLLEQGQAIVQAGHRAALVQIPAPREEA